In Oryza sativa Japonica Group chromosome 11, ASM3414082v1, the following are encoded in one genomic region:
- the LOC136354140 gene encoding uncharacterized protein: protein MVKTGNGSRESNNSSGSEEQISGARASDASDNSPSPPPENPTIAQVQQQAQQQQQNLQFGLPPPQSKLLEFLRVKPPTFSSTTNPIEATDWLHAIEKKLNLSQCNDQEKIAFATHQLQGPASVWWDNYMVIRPAGTEVTWSKFCQNFNKAQVPEGIMAQKKREFRSLQQGTRTLISRDYEDFEKLVDKAIRQEEQCNKMNHKRKAAQFRTPQGKCQKPHFTMGHQGGPSTMIIQQHRPYHPEKAQSAPEVILGTFPVNSTPAVILFDSGATHSFISKRFAGAHGLSLVKLKIPMRVCTPGGGMTTTHYCPSVTVEI from the exons ATGGTGAAGACAGGAAATGGTTCCCGTGAATCCAACAACAgtagtggcagcgaagagcagatCAGTGGAGCACGTGCCAGCGAtgcatctgacaacagtccatctccaccgcccgagaacccaacgatcgctcag gtgcagcagcaagcacaacagcagcagcagaacctgcagtttggtctTCCACCTCCTCAAtccaaactgttagaatttctccgtgtcaagccgcccactttctcgagcaccaccaacccaatcgaggccaCCGACTGGCTACatgctattgagaagaagctgaatctttcgcaatgcaacgaccaagagaagattgcttttgctacacaccagctgcaaggtcccgcttctgtttggtgggacaactacatggtgatCCGTCCAGCTGGGACAGAAGTTACTTGGTCAAagttttgtcagaattttaatAAGGCACAGGTTCCTGAGGGAATCATGGCacagaagaagagagagttccgttccctgcaacaaggaaccagaaca ttgatctctagagattatgaggactttgagaagctggtggataaggctatccgtcaggaggagcagTGTAACAAAATGAACCAtaagaggaaggcagctcagttcaggactccccaggggaagTGTCAGAAGCCTCATTTCACGATGGGACATCagggtggaccttccaccatgattatccagcagcaccgtccctaccacccgg agaaggcgcagtcagcaccagaggttatattgggcacatttcCCGTCAACTCAACACCagcagtaatattgtttgacTCTGGTGCAactcattccttcatttccaagcgttttgctggtgcacatgggttatctttgGTGAAGCTCaagataccaatgcgagtttgtactcctggaggtggcatgaccacaactcactactgcccatccgtgacagttgaaatttaa